The Streptomyces sp. NBC_00236 DNA window TGGCCGCGGCCGTGGTCTCCGTCAGGCCGTAGCCCTCGAAGATCTCGATGCCCGCGCCCGCGTAGAAGGCGGCGAGCCGGCGGCCCAGCGGGGAGCCGCCGCAGATCGCGTAGCGGACATGGCCGCCCAGCGCCGCCCGGATGCGGCGGTAGACCAGCGGGTCGTAGAGCGCGCGGGCCGCCCGCAGGCCGAGGCCGGGGCCGGGGCCCGTGCCGTGTTCGGCTGCCTCGACGGCCTGGCCGTAGCGCTGGGCGATCCGGGCGGCCCGGTCGAAGGACGAGGCGCGGCCCATCTTCTCGGCGGTGGCCCGGCCGGTGTTGTAGACCTTCTCCAGGACGTACGGGATCGCCAGCAGGAACGACGGTTTGAAGCCGGCCAGGTCGGCGAGCAGGTCCTCGGTCCGGATCGACGGGGCGTGACCGAGGCGGACCCGGGCGCGCAGACACCCGATCGCGACCATCCGGCCGAAGACGTGCGACAGCGGCAGGAACAGGAGGGTGGAGGCGGGGTACTTGCTGACGGATTTGAAGACCGGGTGCAGCAGCTCGATGGCGTTGTCGACCTCGGCGAAGAAATTCCCGTGCGTCAGGACACAGCCCTTGGGGCGGCCCGTGGTGCCCGAGGTGTAGATGAGCGTGGCCGGGGTCTCCGGCTCCAGGGTGGCGCGGCGCGCGGCCACGGCGTCGTCGGGGATGTTCTCGCCGAGCTTCTTCAGCCGGCCCAGCGCGCCCGTGTCGAACTGCCAGAGATGCGTGAGGTCGCCGAGCTGTTTGCGTTCCTGGCTGATGATGCGGCCCTGTTCGGCCGTCTCGACGGCGCAGGCGACCGCACCGGAGTCCTGGAGTATCCAACGGGCCTGGAAGGCGGACGAGGTCGGGTAAATGGGGACGGTGACCAGACCGGCGGCCCAGGACGCGAAGTCGAGCAGCGTCCACTCGTACGTCGTACGCGCCATGATCGCGATGCGGTCGCCGCCCCGCAGGCCCTCCGCGATCAGGCCCTTGGCGACGGCGAGGACCTCGGCCGCGAACTCCGTCGCCGTCACGTCCTGCCAGCTGCCGTCCGGCTGCTTACGGCTGAGGACGGCGTCCGAGGGAGCCTCGCGGGCGTTGTCGAACGGGATCTCGGCGAGGGAGCCACGGCGCACCGGCTGGGCGAACGCCGGGACGGACACCTGCTGGACGGTGCCGTCGGCGGCCCTGACCTTCGTCGGCTCGACCAGGACGGGGGTGGACGGGGCGGTGGATGGGGCGGATCGCGTGGACACGTGAGGCTCCTCGGCATCGGGGTCGGGCGGTTCACCTGGTCCGTCCGGCGGCGGGCCCTGATGCCCGCGCCGGACCGTGCTCAACTTCTCTACCGGTCAGACGCGTTCGAGGATCGCCGTGACCCCCTGGCCGCCCGCCGCACAGACCGAGATCAGCCCGCGGCCCGGGGCATCGCGCTCCGCGAGGAGCTTGGCCAGGGTGGCGACGATCCGCGCGCCCGTCGCGGCGAACGGGTGCCCGGTGGCGAGGGAGGACCCGGCCACATTGAGCTTCTCCCGGTCGACGGGCGCCAGCCCCTGCTTCTCCCAGGCGGCCAGCGTGGCCAGCACCTGGGAGGCGAAGGCCTCGTGGACCTCGAAGAGGTCGAAGTCCCGGACGCCGAGCCCGGCCCGCTCCAGCATCCGCGGCACGGCGTACGCGGGCGCCATCAGCAGCCCGTCCTCGCCGCCCACGTAGTCGACCGCGGCCGTCTCGTACAGCGAGAGGTACGCCTGCGGCTCCAGACCGTGGCGCTCGGCCCACTCCTCGCTCGCCAGGAGTACGGTCGCGGCGCCGTCCGTGAGCGGCGTCGAGTTGCCCGCGGTCATCGTCGCGTCCGGGTGGTCCGCGCCGAACACCGGCTTCAGCGTGGCGAGTTTCTCCACGGTGGAGCCCGGGCGCAGGTTCTGGTCGCGTTCCAGGCCCAGGTACGGGACGACGAGGTCGTCCAGGAAACCCCGGTCGTACGCGGCGGCGAGCCGCTGGTGGCTGGTGGCGGCGAGCAGGTCCTGCTCCGCGCGGCCGATGTCCCACTGCCGGGCGGTGACCGCCGCGTGGTCGCCCATCGAGAGGCCGGTGCGGGGTTCGGCGTTGCGCGGGATGTCCGGGACGAGGTGCCGGGGACGTACGCCCGCAAGGGCCTTGGCCTTCCCGCCCGTCGACTTCGCACGCCGGGCGGACAGCAGCAGCCTGCGCAGCTCGTCGTTGACGCCGAGCGGCGCGTCGCTCGTGGTGTCCGCGCCGCCCGCGATCGCGGAGTCGATCGCGCCGAGCATGATCTTGTTGGCGGCGGCGATCACGGCCTGGAGGCCGGTGCCGCACGCCTGCTGGACGTCGTACGCGGGGGTGCGCGGGTCGAGCCGTGAGCCGAGCACGGTCTCCCGGGCCAGGTTGAAGTCCCGGCTGTGCTTGAGGACCGCGCCCGCGGCGAACTCGCCGACCCGCTGTCCCTGGAGCCCGAAGCGCTCGACCAGACCGTCCAGCGCGGCGGTGAGCATCTGCTGGTTGGAGGCCTGCGCGTACGGCCCGTCGGAGCGTGCGAAGGGGATACGGCTGCCACCGATGACCGCGACCCTGCGGGGCTGCGGGAGTGCGAGGGGGATCAACTCGACCAACTCATCTCGACCAACTCCTGACTCTTGAGTAACCTTACTCCAGAGTAAATCTACGACCGAGCAGGGAGTCTGGACAATGGCCGACCGCTATCTGCACCTCACCAGCACGACAACCGGCCGATTCCTGACCCGGAGACTCGGCCTGCCCCAGCCCGCACGGCTGCGCCGCTGGACCCTGGAGACGCCGACACTGCCCGGCCCGGTCCTCCACCTCACCGCCGGGGACTCCGCCGTCACGGACGCACTCGGCACCGTCCTCGCCGCCTGCGGTCCCGAGATCGTGGCCCACGCCGAACGGCCCGCCGGAATCGTCCTGGACGCGACCGCCGTCGACACCGCCGCCGGCCTCGCAGCCGTGCACGCCGCACTCCACCCGGTCGTCCGCTCGCTCGCACCCGGCGGCCGCATCGTCGTCCTCGGGGTGCGCCCGTCCCCGGACGACCACCACCAGGCCGCCGCCCAGCAGGCCCTCGAAGGGTTCGTGCGCTCCCTGGGCAAGGAGATAGGCAAGGGCGCCACGGTGCAACTGGTGCGCATCGCCCCCGGCTCGGTCGCCGGTGCCGGGTCCACCCTGCGCTTCCTGCTCTCACCCCGGTCCGCGTACATCAGCGGCCAGGTCATCGAGGTGACCGACGCCGCTCCCGACCCCGTCGCCGACTGGGCGGCCCCCCTCACCGGCCGCACCGCACTGGTCACCGGCGCCGCCCGCGGCATCGGCGCCTCGGTCGCCTCCGTCCTCGCCCGGGACGGCGCCCACGTCATCTGCCTGGACATCCCGCAGGCCCGGGAAGACCTCGTCCGCACCGCCGACCGGCTCGGCGCCACCGCCCTGCCGCTGGACATCACCGCCGCCGACGCGGCCGAACGGATCGCCGCCGCGGCCCCGGACGGCCTCGACATCCTCGTCCACAACGCCGGCATCACCCGCGACCGCCGCCTCGCCAACATGCCCGCCGACCGCTGGGCCCCGGTCATCGACGTCAACCTCGACAGCGTCCTGCGCACCACCGACGCGCTGCTCAAGGCCGGAACCGTCAACCGCGGCGGCCGGATCGTCGCCACGGCCTCCATCGCGGGCATCGCCGGCAACAACGGCCAGACGAACTACGCGGCCAGCAAGGCCGGCATCATCGGCCTCGTCCGCTCACTCGCCCCGCGCGCCGCCGCCGACCACGGCGTCACGGTCAACGCGGTGGCCCCCGGCTTCATCGAGACGAAGATGACCGCGGCCGTCCCGCTCTTCATCCGCGAGGCGGGCCGCCGCATGAACTCCCTCTCTCAGGGCGGCCTCCCGGTCGACGTCGCCGAGACGACAGCGTGGTTCGCCCAGCCCGCGTCGAGTGCCGTCAACGGCCAGATCGTCCGGGTCTGCGGCCAGAGCCTGCTGGGAGCGTGACCCGGATGCCGAGCCTGCTGCTGTCCCTGGCGCGCGGCGCCGTCACCTCCCCGTTCAAGCGCGCGGGCAGGCCGGACGCCACCCTGCCGCCCGACCGCCACCACCGGCCGGCCGCACCGATCGCCCCCGGGCCCCTGGCCGCGTACCGCAGGATCTGCGCCTTCCCGGAGACCGGCCCCCTCCCGGCCACCTACCCGCACGTCCTGGCCTTCCCGCTCGCCATGCGGCTGATGACCGGGCGGCGCTTCCCCCTGCCGGTCACCGGACTCGTCCACACCTGGATCGAGATCACCGCCCACCGGGTGCTGCACCCCACCGACCTTCTTGAACTCACGGTGTACGCAGAGCGGTTGACGCCGCACCGGCGCGGCACCGAGGTCACCGTGGTCACGGAGGCGAGGCTGGCGGACGAGCTGGTGTGGGAGTCCCGCAGCGGCTACCTGTCCCGCCATGCGACACGTACCGAGACCACTTCCGCACCCGCGCCCGAACCGGCACTCCCCGCCGTCACCGACTGGCGGCTGCCCGCCGGCCTCGGACGGCGCTACGGGGCCGCCTCCGGCGACCGCAACCCGATCCACCTGTACCCGCTGACCGCCCGGCTGTTCGGCTTCCCCCGCGCCATCGCCCACGGCATGTGGACCGTCGCCCGCTGCCTCGCCGAAGCCCCGCAGCCGCACGGGGCCCACTCGGTACGCGCCGACTTCAGGGCCCCCGTCCTGCTGCCCGGCACCGTCACCTACGCCTCGGACGGCACCGCCTTCCAGCTGCGCGGCGACGGCGGGCGCGTCCACCTCACCGGGACGACGGCGAGGACTGTCCCGGAGGCTGCCAGGGACGGCCGTTCATGAGGTTCTCCAGGCCGGCCCAGGAGAAGTTCATCAAGGTGGCCGCCGCCTCCTTGGCCGAGACACCCGGAGTCTCGTTCGCCCATCCGGCGAGCGCCTCCGCGGCGCCCACCAACGCCTGCGCCAGCCCCGTCACATCGCGGTCGGGGAGCGCCGGATCATGGTGCGCCTCGCGCGCCGCGGCGCCGATGAGACCCGTCACGAACGCAACGATCTCCTCACGCATCACGTTCACCTCACCGGCGAACGGCTCCCCGTGCGTCCGCGCCTGCCGGTAGAGCACCGCCCAGCCGTCCGGGTTCTCCGCGGTGTGCGTGAAGAACGCCCGCAGCCCCTCCCAGAGTTGCCGGTCCGCCGGAAGCCCCGGCTGAACACCCGCCTGCACGGCTGCGACCAGCGCTTTCGCCTCACGCCCGATACAGGCGGAGAAGAGTTCGTCCTTGGAATTCAGATAGAGATAGACCAACGGCTTGGACACGCCGGCCAGCTCCGCGATCTCGTCCATCGAGGCCGCACGGAATCCACGCTGCCCGAAGATCTGCACCGCGGCGTCCATCATCTGCTGCTCACGCACCGCGCGCGGCATCCGTTTGCTCTTCACAGCACCCACGTCGACTTCCTCCCACCCCCGATGCGCTACTCCTCGGTAAGCGTACGGCGCGGGGCGCCTCGCCGTCGTACGGAGCGGGGTTCACCCGGCCCGGGCGGCCGGAAGTCGTACCCCACGACGCACGGAAGCGCCCCCGGCCCACAGCGGACGAGCCGAGACCGGTTGCAGGCGTCACGGTCGAGGACCTTCTCGCGAGCCGAGACGAGCACCGGCACAACAGCTTGACCGGCACCATTCGTAACTGTTTGACATGTATGCATGTTGTACAGCGCGGTATGACAGTCGGAGGGTTCCATGTCCAAGCCGCAACGTGTGGCCATCTATGTCCGGATCAGCAAGGACCGCAAGGGTCAGGAACTCGGCATCAACCGCCAGGAGAACGCGTGCCGGGAGTTGTGCGCCCGCCTCGGGTGGACCCTCTACAAGGTTTACTCCGAGAACGACACATCCGCCTCCACCACCAGCAAGCGCAAGCGCCCCGCGTACACGGAGATGCTGCGCGACGCCCGTGACGGGCTGGTGGACGCGATCGTCGTCTACTCCATCGACCGCCTGACTCGTCGCATCTCCGAATTGACCAGTTTCCTCGAAGATCAGAAGGAGCACGGCTTCGCCTTCGCCACGACCGAGGGCGAAGACACCGATACGGCCAACGGGCGCATGATTCTGACGATCAAGGGTGCCGTCGCTCAGCAGGAGACAGAACGCATGTCGGAGCGCATTAACGGCTCATTGCTTCAGCGGCGCGAAAAGGGCAAGCCACACGCAGGCGGTCCCCGCGTCTTCGGGTTCGTCCCGGACTCGGGCTTTCAGCAGGTCGTTCCCGAGGAGGCGGAGTTGATCGTGCGAGGGTACGACATGCTCATGAGCGTCCCGGCAAAGACGCCCGGAGACGTGGCGCGTCTCTGGAACGAGGCGGGCGCCCGATCTCCCGGCGGAACCGCCTGGTCGATCCAGAAGGTCAAGCGGGTGTACCGGTCCGAACGGATCGGCGGGATCATCACGTACAAGGGGCAGGACATCGGAGACAGCATCTATCCCCACCCGCTCACCCGCACACAGTGGGACAACGTCCAAACGGTTCTGAACGGTCGGGCAACTCCCGCCGCGCAGGGGTCCGGCAAGCGCAAGCACCTGTACTCGGGCTTCCTCAAGTGCGGACACTGCCAGTCGATCATGCGTGTTCAGTGGGCGACGATCCAGGGCCGGACGTTCCGACGGACGCTCTGCCACTCGGGCCAGGTGGGCCACAACGGTGAACTGGGCTGCGGGAAGGTGAGCCGGTCGTACGCCTGGATCGAGGAGCAGTTGAACGAGGTGGTCGAAGCAGCCTTGGCATCGCGGCGGCCGCAGCCGCAGGAGGTACCTGCCATGGACTTGTCCGGGCCGATTGCAGTGCAGGAGGAGCGGATCAGGAACCTGCGCCAGCGGTGGAAGGACGACAACATGACAGACGAGGACTACTTCGACTCGCTCGGCCACATTCGCGGCGAATTGCAGGCCCTACGCACCCGCGAGGCGGCAACGGTCGTCAGGCAGTCGCGCCGCGTGGTTGACGCATTGGCTGTGTGGAACGACTCGGCCGAGAACCTTGACCGACGACGGGCGATCGTTGCGCAGGTGATCGAGACGGTCGAAGTCTTCAGCATCGGCCGCGGACGCCGAAGGCCACCCGAACTGGATTCGATCAAGGTGACCCCCGTCGGGGATTCCGATGAGGAGGCAGAGTAGTTTCCGTGGCCCGATCCACGCAGGGCCCTCGCTGCGGACGAGGCACGCCACGAAGGGCACAGGCCCAGAACCTCGATCATTGGACACACTCTGCGATCGACGAGACACGAAGAATCCCCCCACCAGCGCGGCAGAGGGATTCTTCAGCGTTGAAACGAGGTGTTCCGCGCCGACGTTACGCGGCGACCGCAACCTTTTCGCGCGGCTCGGACGGCTCCTCGACCGGGGAGGCCGAGGCCGAGTTGAGCTTGTCGCGGTCGAGGATGCCCTCTCGTGCTGCCACGATCAACGGTGATACGACCTGGCCGGCCACGTTCGTGGCGGTCCGCATCATGTCCAGGATCGGGTCGATGGCCATCAGCAGACCGACACCCTCCAGCGGGAGGCCCAGCGTCGACAGGGTGAGGGTCAGCATGACCGTGGCGCCGGTCAGACCGGCGGTGGCCGCCGAGCCGATCACCGAGACGAACGCGATGAGGATGTAGTCACCGACACCCAGCTGCACGTCGAAGATCTGCGCGATGAAGATCGCGGCGAGCGCCGGGTAGATCGCGGCGCAGCCGTCCATCTTGGTCGTCGCGCCGAACGGGACCGCGAAGGAGGCGTACTCCTTCGGGACGCCGAGGCGCTCGGTGACCTTCTGGGTGACCGGCATCGTGCCGACGGAGGAGCGGGAGACGAAGGCGAGCTGGATCGCGGGCCAGGCGCCCTTGAAGAACTGGAGCGGGCTGACCTTGGCGACGGTGGCGAGCAGCAGCGGGTAGACGCCGAACATCACCAGGGCGCAGCCGATGTAGACGTCGGCGGTGAACGTGGCGTACTTGCCGATCAGGTCCCAGCCGTAGTCGGCGATGGCGTAGCCGATGAGGCCGACGGTGCCGAGGGGGGCGAGGCGGATGACCCACCACAGCGCCTTCTGGAGGAGCTCCAGGACGGCTTCGCTGAGGGTGAGGATCGGCTGGGCCTTCTCGCCGAGCTGGAGGGCGGCGATGCCGGCGACGGCGGCCATGAAGACGATCTGGAGGACGTTCAGCTCGGTGAACGGCGTGATCACGTTGTCCGGGATGATGCCGGTCAGGAAGTCGAGCCAGGAGCCTGCGTGCTCCGGGAGCTTGCCGTCCTTGGGCGTGAGGCCGGTGCCGGAGCCCGGGTTGGTGATCAGGCCGATCGCGAGGCCGATGGCGACCGCGATGAGCGAGGTGATCATGAACCAGAGCAGGGTGCGGGTGGCCAGCCTGGCGGCGTTGTTGACCTTCCGCAGGTTGGTGATCGACACCAGGATCGCGAAGAAGACGAGGGGCGCGACGGCCAGCTTCAGCAGCTGGACGAAGATGTGGCCGACCTTGTCGAGCGTGGTGTAGAGCCAGTCGATGTCCTGGCTGCGGGCGAGCCAGCCGAGCAGGACGCCGAGCACGAGGCCGGCGACGATCTGGGCCCAGAAGGGGATCCTGGGTATGCGGAAACCGGAGCCGGAGGGCTCATCGGTGGTGGTGGACGCGGGGTTCGCGGACACGGACACACTCCAGATGTGACGCATCGGGACGCACGGGGACGGTGTGCGGAGGGGACGGGGGTGCGGCGCCCGCGTCAGGGGCGGCGCCGCTGCATGATGCCGGTATCAGACGTTGCGGCAACAGACCGCGGACATACAGCGGCAGAGATCGACATGCAGGCGCTCCACGAGCGGGATGCTCGTGGCAGGTCGGAGGCGCACAGCTGTCTTCATGTCGAACACGTTAACACTTGAACTTTGAGAACCTCAAAGGTCTTCTTTGGGCCCGAAGGGTGGGCCACGACCCGCTTCCCGGTCCCGGGGAACGCGAAAACCCCAGTACAGGAGCGCTCGCTCCGGTGCTGGGGTTTCGAGAAGAAAGGCGAGGGGTGTGAGGAAGCTTACAAAGTCCTTACGTCGCCCTCACTCGCTCATCACTGGGTGACGCTGTCCTCGCGGGTGCGGTTCGCCTCAAGACGCGCCTTGGCGCGGTCGACCGAGGACACGATCTGCTCGGACATCTCGTCACGCTGCTTGCGCAGGAGTACGTAGCTGAGCGGCGCGGAGAGCACCAGCGCGAGCAGGACGACCCAGACGATGTTGGATCCCCCGGCGCCGGAGGGGATGAGCCCGAAGTTGACGGCGATGGCGGCGACGACGAGGCAGCCGACGAAGATGCTCAGACGCATCGCGGTGTACCGGACGGTTGCGCTCGGCTTGGCAGCGGACACAGCTGGCCTTCTCTCTACGTACGACAGTCCTGCCCGACCAGTGAAGCATGCCCCACAATCGATCAGTTCGGAGGGCTGCGGCTACCACCGCGCCGGGGCGCGCTCAGCCGAGCGGCAGGAGCATGATGACGTCGTCGCGGTCGTCGCCTTCGGCCACCCGGATCGCCCCCGGCACCCGCCCGACCTCCTTGTATCCGCAGGCGCTGTAGAAGCGGTCGGCGCCCGTGCCGCCGCGGCAGGTGAGGCGGATCGCCTCGATGCCGTCGATGGAGCGGGCGGCGTCGGCGGCCGCCGCCATCAGGTCGCGGCCGTAGCCGCGGCCCTGGTGGCGGGGGTGGACCATGACGGTGTAGATCCAGAGCCAGTGCGCCATCAGGCGGTGCGTGTTGTGGGTGAGGAAGGCCGTGGCGGCGATGGCGCCCTCCTCGTCGTAGCCGACGAGGATCCGGGTGCGGCCCTCGGCCATGGACACGAGGTGCTTGACCAGTGCGGGCCGTACGTCCTCGGCCGTCACGGGCGGCACGAAGCCCACCGCGCCGCCCGCGTTGGACACATCGGACCAGAGCTCGGCTATGCCGTCCCGGACCGACCGGTCGAACTTCGGATCCAGCTCAAATGTAAGCGCCATGAGTGCAGATTAACCATTACCCGCCGCCTGCTCAACCACCGTCCGGAACGCGAGAAAGCTCCGGCCGGGGACGGCGGCCGGAGCTTTCGTTCAGCGCTGCGCGCGCGACGGGGCGCGCGCCGGTTCAGACCCGCATCGGCTGCGGCGACTCGCGCCGGTCCGCGTCCGGGCCCGGGTACTCGCGGATGATCTCGTACCGGGTGTTGCGCTCCACGGGCCGGAAGCCGGCGTCGCGGATCAGGTCCAGCAGATCCTCACGGCCCAGCTTGTTCGGCGTGCCGTAGTTGTCCGCGTCGTGCGTGATCTTGTACTCGACGACCGAGCCGTCCATGTCGTCGGCACCGTGCTGGAGGGCGAGCTGGGCGGTCTGCACGCCGTGCATCACCCAGAAGACCTTGACGTGCGGAACGTTGTCGAAGAGCAGCCGGGAGACCGCGAAGGTCTTCAGTGCCTCGGCGCCGGTCGCCATCGTCGTCCGCGCCTGGAGCTTGTTGCGGACCTTGCCGTCCTTCATGTCCACGAAGTCGTGCTGGTAGCGGAGCGGAATGAAGACCTGGAAGCCGCCGGTCTCGTCCTGGAGCTCACGCAGCCGCAGCACGTGGTCGACGCGGTGACGGGGCTCCTCGATGTGCCCGTACAGCATCGTCGCCGGGGTCTTGAGACCCTTCTCGTGCGCGAGCCGGTGGATGCGCGACCAGTCCTCCCAGTGGGTGGCGTGGTCGACGATGTGCTGGCGGACCTCCCAGTCGAAGATCTCCGCGCCGCCACCGGTCAGCGACTCCAGACCGGCCTCGATGAGCTCGTCGAGGATCTCGGAGGCGGAGAGCCCGGAGATGGTCTCGAAGTGGTGGATCTCGGTGGCGGTGAACGCCTTGAGGGAGACCTCCGGCAGCGCTTCCTTCAGCGCGCTCAGCGAACGCGGGTAGTAGCGCCACGGCAGGGTGGGGTGCAGCCCGTTGACGATGTGCAGCTCGGTGAGGCTCTCGCCCTCCATCGCCTTCGCGAGGCGGACGGCCTCCTCGATGCGCATCGTGTACGCGTCCTTCTCCCCCGGCTTGCGCTGGAAGGAGCAGTACGCGCACGAGGCGGTGCACACGTTGGTCATGTTGAGGTGGCGGTTGACGTTGAAGTGGACGACGTCGCCGTTCTTGCGCGTACGCACCTCGTGGGCCAGTCCGCCCAGCCAGGCCAGGTCGTCGGACTCGTAGAGCGCGATCCCGTCCTCGCGGGACAGCCGTTCGCCGTCCCGGACCTTCTGCTCCAGCTCGCGCTTGAGTCCCGCGTCCACTAGGGCACCTCCCATTTCTCTCCGTAACCGACTCAGATCACCGTACGCCTAGGGTCTCTCGTTCGGATCAGGGCGGGTCAGGGAGCGGGGTGTGGTGCGTGCAGCTGCAAGGCGGAGGACTGAGGCATGGCGGAGCCATGGTGATGGACGACAACGCCGCAGATGCGCGTGCCGGACCCCGCGAGCCCGGCCTGATCCGAACGAGAGGCCCTAGCCTTCCTCGGGAAGGTCTCCGACCCGGTTCTCCCACTTGGTGGAGAGCACGATCGTCGTACGCGTCCGCGAGACACCCTTGGTACCGCTGAGCCGGCGGATGGTCTTCTCCAGGCCGTCCACGTCTCCGACCCGGACCTTGAGCATGTAGGAGTCGTCGCCCGCGATGAACCAGGCGTCCTCGATCTCGGCGAGGTCCTTCAGCCGGTGGGCCACGTCCTCGTGGTCGGCGGCGTCCGAGAGCGAGATGCCGATCAGGGCCGTGACCCCCAGGCCGAGCGAGGCCGCGTCGACGGTGGCGCGGTAACCGGTGATGACACCGGCGGTTTCCAGCCGGTTGATGCGGTCGGTGACGCTGGGCCCGGAGAGCCCGACGAGCCGTCCCAGCTCGGCGTACGAGGCCCTGCCGTTCTCCCTGAGGGCCTGAATGAGCTGCCTGTCCACCGCGTCCATGTGACTGAAACCTTCCATTGTTCAGCAGTTTCGCGAGTCTACGTGTAGAATCTAAGGCATGCAGGCTTCAGGGCCTGCAAATCTTTCCGAACTTCCAAAAAATGCTTTCGAATCTTCAGGAGTGGATACACCGTGTACACGATCGAGATGGCCTACGCCCGGATGCGCGAGCTGCAGGACCTGGCCAACCGCTCGCGTGCCCACCAGCCCACCACGGCCCACCGGGCCGGCCGGACGCGCAAGCTGCGCGCCCCCAAGAAGCGCTGACCCCACCCGGGTCAGCCACGAGAGCCACCCAGCTCTCCCTCCCAGCGGCGGTACAGCTGGTGCGGCACCCCTGCCGCGTCCAGCACCCGCCCCGCGACGAAATCCACCAGATCCTGGATGTGCGTCGCCCCCGCGTAGAACGCCGGAGAGGCGGGCAGCACGACCGCGCCCGCCTCGTCCAGGGCCACCATGTGCCGCAGCGTCTGGCCGTTCAGCGGCGTCTCGCGCACCGCGACGACCAGCTTCCGCCGCTCCTTGAGCGTCACGCTCGCGGCCCGCTGCAGCAGGTCCTTCGAGAGCCCGAGCGCCACCCCGGCCACGCAGGCCGTCGACGCGGGCACGATCAGCATCCCCTTCGCCGGGTACGACCCCGAGGACGGCCCCGCGGCCAGATCGCCGGCCGCCCAGTGCCGTACGCCGGACACGTCCACGTCGAAGGTGTGCGGCTTCCCGTCCGCCCCCCGCGCCAGCCAGCCGGCCAGGTCCTCCCGCCAGTGCGCGTCGCGGAACGCGATCCCGGTCTCGTCCAGCAGCGTGAGGCGCGAGGCCCGGCTCACCACCAGATCGACGCTCTCCCCCGCGGCCAGCAGGCCGCGCAGCACGGAGGCGGCGAATGGGGTGCCCGAAGCGCCTGAAACCCCGACAATCCAAGGCTTTCGCTGCTGCTGACTCACTGAAGTCCTGGAATCCACACCCCCGAGCCTATCCGGCACCCCGGTCCGGCGATGTGTCAGGAGTTCGAGGCCCTGACGGGTACTACACCGTTAGGCCGCGCACCAGCAGGTCCAGCAGCGCGCACGCGAAGAGTGCGATCCCGATGAAGCCGTTGACCTGGAAGAACGCCCGGTTCAGCCGGGAGAGGTCGTGCGGCCGCACCACCCGGTGCTCGTACACGAAGGCCACGGCGACGATCACCATGCCCACCCAGTAGAAGAGCCCGGCCTCCGTGGCCAGTCCGAACCAGGCCAGCAGGCCCGTCGTCACCACGTGACAGACGCGCGCGCCCCACAGCGCCGCCGGGACACCGAAGCGCGCCGGGACGGACAGCACCCCGTGGGCGCGGTCGGCCTGGACGTCCTGGCAGGCGAAGATCAGGT harbors:
- a CDS encoding AMP-dependent synthetase/ligase, with amino-acid sequence MSTRSAPSTAPSTPVLVEPTKVRAADGTVQQVSVPAFAQPVRRGSLAEIPFDNAREAPSDAVLSRKQPDGSWQDVTATEFAAEVLAVAKGLIAEGLRGGDRIAIMARTTYEWTLLDFASWAAGLVTVPIYPTSSAFQARWILQDSGAVACAVETAEQGRIISQERKQLGDLTHLWQFDTGALGRLKKLGENIPDDAVAARRATLEPETPATLIYTSGTTGRPKGCVLTHGNFFAEVDNAIELLHPVFKSVSKYPASTLLFLPLSHVFGRMVAIGCLRARVRLGHAPSIRTEDLLADLAGFKPSFLLAIPYVLEKVYNTGRATAEKMGRASSFDRAARIAQRYGQAVEAAEHGTGPGPGLGLRAARALYDPLVYRRIRAALGGHVRYAICGGSPLGRRLAAFYAGAGIEIFEGYGLTETTAAATVTPPLKPRLGTVGWPMPGTAVRIGEDGEVLLSGGQVFQGYWDTERGAAVPALDGGWFATGDLGALDEDGYLTITGRKKDIIITSGGKNVTPAPLEDWLRAHPLVSQCMVVGDNRSFITALITLEPDGLSHWRQMKKKQDVPMRELVHDEDLRAALQRAVDEANRLVSRAESIRKFTVLPVDFTEDGGHLTPSLKLKRDAIARDFAGEIEELYRR
- a CDS encoding acetyl-CoA C-acetyltransferase produces the protein MVELIPLALPQPRRVAVIGGSRIPFARSDGPYAQASNQQMLTAALDGLVERFGLQGQRVGEFAAGAVLKHSRDFNLARETVLGSRLDPRTPAYDVQQACGTGLQAVIAAANKIMLGAIDSAIAGGADTTSDAPLGVNDELRRLLLSARRAKSTGGKAKALAGVRPRHLVPDIPRNAEPRTGLSMGDHAAVTARQWDIGRAEQDLLAATSHQRLAAAYDRGFLDDLVVPYLGLERDQNLRPGSTVEKLATLKPVFGADHPDATMTAGNSTPLTDGAATVLLASEEWAERHGLEPQAYLSLYETAAVDYVGGEDGLLMAPAYAVPRMLERAGLGVRDFDLFEVHEAFASQVLATLAAWEKQGLAPVDREKLNVAGSSLATGHPFAATGARIVATLAKLLAERDAPGRGLISVCAAGGQGVTAILERV
- a CDS encoding 3-oxoacyl-ACP reductase yields the protein MADRYLHLTSTTTGRFLTRRLGLPQPARLRRWTLETPTLPGPVLHLTAGDSAVTDALGTVLAACGPEIVAHAERPAGIVLDATAVDTAAGLAAVHAALHPVVRSLAPGGRIVVLGVRPSPDDHHQAAAQQALEGFVRSLGKEIGKGATVQLVRIAPGSVAGAGSTLRFLLSPRSAYISGQVIEVTDAAPDPVADWAAPLTGRTALVTGAARGIGASVASVLARDGAHVICLDIPQAREDLVRTADRLGATALPLDITAADAAERIAAAAPDGLDILVHNAGITRDRRLANMPADRWAPVIDVNLDSVLRTTDALLKAGTVNRGGRIVATASIAGIAGNNGQTNYAASKAGIIGLVRSLAPRAAADHGVTVNAVAPGFIETKMTAAVPLFIREAGRRMNSLSQGGLPVDVAETTAWFAQPASSAVNGQIVRVCGQSLLGA
- a CDS encoding MaoC family dehydratase translates to MPSLLLSLARGAVTSPFKRAGRPDATLPPDRHHRPAAPIAPGPLAAYRRICAFPETGPLPATYPHVLAFPLAMRLMTGRRFPLPVTGLVHTWIEITAHRVLHPTDLLELTVYAERLTPHRRGTEVTVVTEARLADELVWESRSGYLSRHATRTETTSAPAPEPALPAVTDWRLPAGLGRRYGAASGDRNPIHLYPLTARLFGFPRAIAHGMWTVARCLAEAPQPHGAHSVRADFRAPVLLPGTVTYASDGTAFQLRGDGGRVHLTGTTARTVPEAARDGRS
- a CDS encoding TetR/AcrR family transcriptional regulator, translating into MPRAVREQQMMDAAVQIFGQRGFRAASMDEIAELAGVSKPLVYLYLNSKDELFSACIGREAKALVAAVQAGVQPGLPADRQLWEGLRAFFTHTAENPDGWAVLYRQARTHGEPFAGEVNVMREEIVAFVTGLIGAAAREAHHDPALPDRDVTGLAQALVGAAEALAGWANETPGVSAKEAAATLMNFSWAGLENLMNGRPWQPPGQSSPSSR